One Gigantopelta aegis isolate Gae_Host chromosome 1, Gae_host_genome, whole genome shotgun sequence genomic region harbors:
- the LOC121370529 gene encoding uncharacterized protein LOC121370529: MPHRTGCSVYTRKKKRRFQNILKHTAKSIVAYAFDSAIMQAEDEDGQSSYVNADEYMYISPHAYIIRKPAAARRSGKKKTSRATRNIDVRHERATGDGKSCVDEEEKHLESIYYDASNQDNTSEIIDAANMLSKWAIETSQEELRIVLEMECKEKHMEEISRGTKKRLKQEVVKSENRAKRRTRRDRDKDSYERRCEDSNPYEAESQRLVQIVTDTVLTDMESEFRKKELDDLERSIKGYESVVAAKALWLAEEVMGTAVSEIQKELACLQDKISRCQRICAVDEAMLSGVIGDIVNRTITNAMQDIESKKLNLEFTELGGESRTIPTEVYETAVDLAKRAICDSVEDIAEAVRKSSLQDTHEKSSNYKYTSEIKHDGEKTVVSKLDVRPNVNVKHIDTRITVPVKRTKSVSGGTKPMYSSTKYVPISKYEEPIQETEPTSPVRDRVISRKYITLTGNHGRTFSKEYPPVNRPSESLDTITSADESQEALTEETLTPPPFERDTSIISRRQDSLSDSRNRMLNEYRRVSRPAEGSHTASHFRGSEEAVRHLGDSEEEAVSHVGDSEEEETTHGDRSQYEVSQIGDSKEIIPMHSNLTGKTMSFKQHITLKRDHKRITKQYIPECMPFDDDDTGEYTEEEEIEESVPCPSLGDRNIISRRDITLTNDHRRCAKGPVSSRVRQFEGSRVIGSTASSPGNRSMRSTQDSTFDDTCEGIIHSSSNFCKNICRFEESQRPKRRPVGEGIRHFEESQRSKISPESVRRFEGSQRTVSYSPIIITKPQDSRGTLATDQRYAIGYEDSFETLCPVDENIRSFEGSQRAVSYSPSIIARSQDSRGTLATDQRYAMGYDDSIQTLYPVDENIRSFEDSQRPKLSPESIRRFEGSQRTVSYSPSIITRPQETESRLSSPQRDTSIISRKNITRSVSGHEGSFETLYPVGENVRHFEDLQRPKRRPVGEGIRQFEDSQRQKISPESIIHFEGTPRSSASSARGGSVISRTNTAVRAPSNGFDESIRRFEGSNRSTARSLSPSIKTKSQNSRGTLATNQRHAREHEEIIETLYPVSENIVRFEDSTMPKRRPVGEGIRQFEDSQRPKISPESIIHFEGTPRSRASSARGGSVISRTDTAVRAPSGSFGENISRFEGSQRSTSRSLSPSIKIRSQGSRGTLVTNQRYEDNTETIRPVDENIRRFEGAQRSMTSSAGDRSIISKIDTTLRESPAEGSVQDERLAEGSVLGSHLAESIQEMDYPSDDIRSHIDTIIEETTTDDECESVAHTHGISLSQRDTTSEGRSTIDKDYRCIDYEDAIGEMLLMQKLLAETETGISQTERVFQKLLDSAICDRLSTVAKKAVVTTVLDKNLEERIQCGLLILNVTYSLHLNISECSLSPDMITMDAKQFVHEILNGISSHKTRDILRMKGDILNGFEIQMNLEKIKINGHESSICGDD; this comes from the coding sequence ATGCCTCACAGGACTGGCTGTTCTGTATACACACGCAAGAAAAAACGTAGATTTCAGAACATCCTCAAGCACACTGCTAAGAGCATCGTAGCCTACGCCTTTGATTCTGCAATCATGCAGGCGGAGGATGAAGACGGGCAGAGTTCATACGTGAACGCAGacgaatacatgtacatatctcCACACGCTTACATCATACGGAAGCCAGCTGCAGCTCGCAGGAGTGGgaagaaaaaaacatccagAGCCACTCGTAATATTGACGTTCGTCACGAACGTGCCACGGGAGACGGGAAATCATGTGTAGACGAAGAAGAAAAGCATCTTGAATCGATTTATTACGATGCGTCGAATCAGGACAATACGTCCGAGATTATCGACGCTGCAAATATGCTTTCTAAATGGGCTATTGAAACATCACAGGAAGAGTTGCGAATCGTTCTAGAAATGGAATGCAAAGAAAAGCATATGGAGGAGATATCCAGAGGAACAAAGAAAAGACTGAAACAGGAGGTCGTCAAAAGCGAGAACCGAGCTAAGAGAAGGACGAGACGGGACAGAGACAAGGATAGCTATGAGAGACGGTGTGAGGATTCTAACCCGTATGAAGCGGAGTCTCAAAGACTGGTACAGATCGTTACTGACACTGTTCTAACCGATATGGAATCCGAATTCAGGAAGAAGGAACTGGATGATCTTGAGAGAAGCATCAAAGGTTACGAGAGTGTTGTGGCTGCAAAGGCTCTATGGCTGGCAGAGGAAGTGATGGGTACGGCCGTCTCTGAAATACAGAAAGAGCTGGCTTGCCTGCAGGACAAGATAAGCAGATGTCAACGAATATGCGCAGTAGACGAAGCAATGTTGTCCGGAGTGATTGGAGACATCGTTAACAGGACCATCACAAATGCTATGCAAGATATAGAGAGTAAAAAACTTAATTTAGAATTTACAGAATTAGGAGGGGAATCGCGAACAATCCCTACAGAAGTCTACGAGACTGCTGTAGATTTAGCCAAACGAGCCATTTGTGACTCAGTTGAAGATATTGCTGAAGCAGTTAGAAAATCCTCACTGCAAGACACACACGAAAAATCCAGTAACTATAAATACACTTCTGAAATAAAACACGATGGCGAGAAGACAGTAGTATCCAAGCTTGATGTCAGGCCAAATGTAAATGTTAAACACATAGACACAAGAATTACAGTTCCCGTGAAACGAACAAAATCTGTTTCTGGTGGAACAAAACCAATGTATTCTTCAACAAAATATGTACCAATCAGCAAGTATGAAGAGCCAATACAAGAAACAGAACCAACATCACCTGTACGTGACAGAGTGAtatcaagaaaatatataacactGACAGGCAACCATGGAAGAACCTTCTCAAAGGAATATCCTCCTGTAAATAGACCTTCAGAAAGTCTTGATACAATTACTTCTGCAGACGAATCACAGGAAGCTTTGACCGAAGAAACTTTGACACCACCTCCCTTTGAAAGAGACACGAGTATAATATCTAGAAGACAGGACTCGCTCTCAGACTCTCGTAATAGAATGCTGAATGAATACAGACGTGTAAGTAGGCCTGCAGAAGGTAGTCACACAGCCAGCCATTTTCGAGGATCAGAAGAAGCAGTCAGACATCTTGGAGACTCTGAAGAAGAAGCGGTCAGCCATGTAGGAGACTCGGAAGAGGAAGAGACTACCCATGGTGACAGATCACAATATGAAGTCAGTCAAATTGGGGACTCAAAAGAAATCATTCCAATGCATTCTAATCTAACAGGCAAGACGATGTCATTTAAGCAACACATTACGTTGAAACGTGATCACAAAAGAATTACAAAACAGTACATACCTGAGTGTATGccttttgatgatgatgacacaGGCGAATACACTGAGGAGGAAGAAATAGAGGAGTCAGTGCCTTGCCCCTCACTTGGGGACAGAAATATAATATCAAGAAGAGATATTACATTGACAAACGATCACAGAAGATGTGCGAAAGGGCCTGTAAGCAGTCGAGTTAGACAGTTTGAAGGATCACGGGTAATAGGTTCAACAGCTTCCTCTCCAGGAAACAGGAGTATGAGGTCTACACAAGACAGTACATTTGATGATACTTGTGAAGGAATTATTCATTCCTCAAgcaatttttgtaaaaatatttgccGTTTTGAAGAATCTCAAAGGCCTAAACGCAGACCTGTTGGTGAAGGAATTCGCCATTTTGAAGAATCACAAAGGTCAAAAATCAGCCCTGAATCAGTCCGCCGTTTTGAAGGATCACAACGAACGGTGTCATACTCTCCGATTATCATAACAAAACCACAAGATAGTCGTGGCACACTGGCAACAGATCAGCGATATGCAATAGGGTATGAAGATAGTTTTGAAACACTCTGTCCTGTTGATGAAAACATTCGCAGTTTTGAAGGATCACAACGAGCAGTGTCTTACTCTCCAAGTATCATAGCAAGATCACAAGatagtcgtggtacactggcaaCAGATCAGCGATATGCAATGGGGTATGATGATAGTATTCAAACACTCTATCCTGTTGATGAAAACATTCGCAGTTTTGAGGACTCTCAAAGACCAAAACTCAGCCCTGAATCAATCCGCCGTTTTGAAGGATCACAACGAACGGTGTCTTACTCTCCAAGCATCATAACAAGACCACAAGAAACAGAATCAAGACTTTCTTCACCTCAAAGAGACACAAGTATAATATCGAGAAAAAATATTACGCGATCTGTAAGTGGGCATGAAGGAAGTTTTGAAACACTCTACCCTGTTGGTGAAAATGTTCGTCATTTTGAAGACTTGCAAAGGCCAAAACGCAGACCTGTTGGTGAAGGAATTCGCCAGTTTGAAGACTCTCAAAGGCAAAAAATCAGTCCTGAATCAATTATCCATTTTGAAGGAACGCCAAGGTCAAGTGCGTCCTCTGCAAGAGGAGGGAGTGTGATATCTCGTACAAATACTGCAGTAAGAGCACCCTCAAATGGCTTTGATGAAAGCATCCGCCGTTTTGAAGGATCAAATCGATCGACAGCAAGATCTCTCTCTCcaagtattaaaacaaaatcacaaaataGTCGTGGCACACTGGCAACAAATCAAAGACATGCAAGAGAGCACgaagaaattattgaaacaCTCTACCCTGTTAGTGAAAACATAGTTCGTTTTGAAGACTCGACAATGCCAAAACGCAGACCTGTTGGTGAAGGAATTCGCCAGTTTGAAGACTCTCAAAGGCCAAAAATCAGCCCTGAATCAATTATTCATTTTGAAGGAACGCCAAGGTCAAGGGCGTCCTCTGCAAGAGGAGGGAGTGTGATATCTCGTACAGATACTGCAGTAAGAGCACCCTCTGGTAGCTTTGGTGAAAACATCAGCCGTTTTGAAGGTTCACAACGATCGACGTCAAGATCTCTTTCTCCAAGTATTAAAATAAGATCACAAGGTAGTCGTGGTACACTAGTAACAAATCAGCGATATGAAGATAATACTGAAACAATCCGTCCTGTTGATGAAAACATTCGCCGTTTTGAAGGAGCTCAAAGGTCCATGACGTCCTCGGCTGGAGACAGGAGTATAATATCTAAAATAGATACTACATTAAGAGAATCGCCGGCTGAAGGGAGTGTGCAAGACGAAAGATTAGCTGAAGGTTCTGTGTTGGGAAGCCATCTCGCAGAATCCATCCAGGAGATGGACTATCCGTCAGATGATATTCGTAGCCACATCGACACCATTATTGAAGAAACAACGACTGATGATGAGTGTGAAAGTGTTGCACATACGCATGGTATCAGTTTATCTCAGAGAGACACAACTTCTGAAGGCAGAAGCACTATTGACAAGGACTACAGATGCATAGATTATGAAGATGCCATTGGTGAAATGCTGCTCATGCAGAAACTGTTGGCTGAAACGGAAACTGGGATCTCACAAACCGAACGAGTATTTCAGAAGCTTCTGGACAGTGCCATATGCGACAGACTGTCCACGGTTGCTAAGAAAGCTGTCGTTACCACCGTGCTGGATAAAAACTTGGAGGAAAGAATACAGTGCGGACTGCTGATTCTGAATGTCACGTACTCACTGCACTTGAATATCAGTGAGTGCTCACTCAGTCCAGACATGATAACCATGGATGCTAAACAGTTTGTACATGAGATTTTAAACGGAATATCCAGTCACAAAACCAGAGATATTTTGCGCATGAAAGGAGATATTTTGAATGGATTTGAAATTCAAATGAATTTAgagaaaataaagataaatgGACACGAATCGAGTATTTGCGGCGATGACTAA